The Tenebrio molitor chromosome 2, icTenMoli1.1, whole genome shotgun sequence DNA segment CTTGGCAATTACACCGGCTTCATGGAGGGAAACTCGATTACTTCACATTTCGGCGGCAAATTGTTTTGGCGCTGCTTCAAACGAACAAATCTTCCAGAAAGAGAGGTAGACCATCATCTGTAGAGAATATAATATCGCGTTTTGATAATACTGCTTGTTATACAGTTCCCCAAGAGAAGCAGAGTTTGCCACAAAAAAATGTGCCAAGTGTAATGTTGCCCTTAACATGGATTGTTTTGTGACATACCATAAAAAACTGTAAATCTGCAAATAtatttgtaacattttttaccattaaaataactttttcatgaacaaatataatttgtgATCATGTTGGTGTTTGTGCCTATTACCCTGAAAAAAGGACACCCccttttaaacatttttcctcggaaaatttaaatgaaatgctCACCTCTCAAAAGTCCCATAAGTGCATCCAGGGCGaagaatgtaataaaaatagcCGGTAGAGCCCTCTTACTTACTCCTTCTTCTTCTGCTTGGTATTGGGGTCTTCCTGAAAAAAAACCATTTCCTTGTATAAAGTGAAGTGTTAATGACTGAAAACGTACCTTCGACGAAGTCTATAACAAATGGTATAGCAAGCGAGAACCAGCACAACATTACTAACCACATCTTCAGGAAATGTATACTACAGTGAAATTGGTactttcgaaattttcttaTATTTATACAAATTGAATTCGGGTACTTAAAGCGTGAtgggttttttctttttcttttttttttggtttttgatgCCACTTCCACTCATCCAATTCGGGCCCACGagagtgtaataaaaacagtattgttattgctttatttattaattttacattaatttgtcacacaattttatattttcatttacaggTCGCGTctaattttgataattttatttctctataatATGTAGGCAAAAAAATCAAGACTCCTGTGGACTtcgaatatacagggtgttagtgaACGGTGCGgcgaaattttaaccacgagctactggcttgatgtagaactcggaaaaaatatttaaaaaattctatgtaaaaaaataaaatgacatctattttttgagctacaatttttttaattgcttttagtcttctacgttgtcctacaacctagaaaaacagaggttatgtaagtccaTCAAATgcaggtttttaataaagactgatgaaaagtaattagaatatagaaaaactgaagaaatcaCAAGCAAAATAACTAAGATGTCTAACTCACTGCTGACGCTAAGATTTAGCtacatatttgacatttgactgttgacatctgatttgacggcTTAGCTTAGATGTTCATGTAATAcaaggtcattataaattattgtcccatcgcagtagagtaggcgttggtcacttagttgaatgtgccgcaagcctcataacatgagtgagactaggtGGTGCTACCGGCGGTAGTAGAAATCTGTCTATTAGCTTGTTTAACGTTACCAGGGTGGcagcacatccaaaatttgtgtgggttttcaacgcaaactgcgatgggacaatcatttataacgacactgacatttaaattatggctaactttttttgccggccaccGTACCTAGTGCAACTTTATTTACGACTTTGCTTTTTACGCACACCAAGTTCATCCAATACCCAACCGAACAATAATACGATTATAAAATTTACTAAAAGGATGGTTTTACGTGTAAAACTTTTATCCACAATTCTGCATGCACCAATTGCATCagttataaaataacaatgcTAAACTTCGCCCTCAAATATGTCAAAAATCATTATTATTGATCATATCACACCATCACAAACTGGAAACTGCTCAAACGTTTTATTTTACGGTGAAAATTTCCCATTGCATGATGCGCCACTGTTGTGGTTCCTAGCGATCCTCATTTTCCCTACGCTACTGATACGTTAAAGGCCGCGCAGCTAAGCGCCGCCCACAGGTCCTTTACAGATTAATACTACCTACTTAAATAAAGCGTGAGggcttttttctttcttgtttTTTAAACCTTTTCCACAAATCCAATTCGAGCCCACAAAAAATGCATTGTTattgctttttttaattaatttaatatttgtcacacaattttatattttcatttacgAATGCAGGTCGCGtctaattttgatattttttttttataagtaGGCAAGAAATGTTGCGCTTTTGTTAATTCCACATCGATAAAAACGaacaagtccccaatccacatctataACATTCCGGCTATAacaggtgtttttttaaatttggcgtcgtagttggcgttgaagagttgattgtgcaTGCACtagatacagggtgtccccaaaaaagaagacgagtccataactccgttatttatcggaagattttaattatctgtacaccaaattaaatggttgttaataggctacaaaatggcctaataaattcaagtatagctcCATGGACTTCAaaggtaaactgtcaaaatattttttttcaaatgggatttcatatttttttttagtaattctgatagagatttttattctgaaaacaacaatgtatcacaaatatacacttaaataccaaaaattcacaaaaaaaaattaaaaaacgcttctatcgtctatgttctatgttttgcgctaaacattggcggcatattgcgcaatcccacatgttattatttgtcatttgtttttccagctaccttaatttggttattacattgtaacgcaatgcattttgatagcttttcgcttggtgctcgtcatttgtttcaaaagttagtgttatttttttttatgtgaagttatacttgtgatacattgttgttttcagaattaaaatctcaatcagaattactaaaaaaaagtatgtaatctcatttgaaaaaaaatgttttgacagtttagtcttgaagcccttatAGCTATACgtaaatttattaagccgttttgtagcctactAACAACCATTTGATTTGGTGtattgataattaaaatcctccgataaataagagagctatggactcgtctttttttttggggacaccctgtatatggataacagatcacggatcagctgtttcaatcttacgcttttacacgagtggtgcgttctcaatcgactctccaacgccaacttcgacgccaaaaaaaaaactcctttacttttacggccccAATATAACCTTAGAGAAAACGGACAACTATACGTTTTGAGAGGCAATATAGTGGATTCTATACCTACCTAAACAGCCGTGCTGTCAAGTGTcacaatttgtgaaaatttgtcATTCGCAATGTACCCGGCCGAAAgttgaaacaaatattttgattgAAAGTGTACCAAGCTTTATgttttgtgaggttatgtatgatttggaattttggatgtttctgtcaaatttcggtcagatcaaaatttattctgGCTGTTGTTgggttgtttaaatttaaaaaagacatGCAACATTAAATAGAAAGACCAGAAAATCTCATTAGAACAGTCAATCGCTTGCTTTTCTCTGGCTTTAAAGTactgttcttttttttttcattttttcgaattgttgccaaattgtaattgacactctgtcaaaaaaatttggcgGTGTTTGTATAGCTGCAGGGTGGTTAAGCAAGTACATTGAAAAATACTAGAACAGCTATGTCTATCAGTGTGACAACTTGACGGAACTTTGATAGTTCGGATGTTTTTGGAATTCACTTTACATTTGTTTGGTCACTCCGTGGTAACACTGCTACCTGTTCTGTGACTTCTGTGAGTTCTGTCATTCTGTGTTCTGTGACTTCTGTGGTGTCATTATTGGTGACTGGTGTCGCCTCTAGtagtgtaaattttaaattctataacctaaaaaattgTCCAAATAATcgttgaaatttaattattttgcaaTAAGAAAAGGTATCCATGTAATACAGTGATGTCTGAGGAGAATCCCCAAACAGGTATAAGCGACAGATCAAAGCGCAAGaggaaaaaatcatttttgaaaaatgccagAAAATACGCCAAGAAAGGCTGTTACGGCCGTGGAAGCCAACTCGACTCGGATACTTACAACTATTTCGTACGAATTATGGAAGCCTACAGGGAGGGTTTCGACACAGACGAAGACAAATGTAAGTTGATACATCGACTTGTcgtcataacataacctcactttttagCGATTTTCGTCAACAACGTGTTCGAACAAACCGTCGGTCAGGAAATTAACTTGTGTTGCAACCAAGTGGGATGTCGAGTGGTAGAAATGCTGGTACCTTTCGCCAACGAGGCCGTTTTGGAACGCTTCATGCAAACTTTTGGCGGCGATCTTCGCCCATTATGCTCTGACCGCTTTGCCTCTCATGTATTAGAAGCGCTAGTGAGACAGGCCGCATCTCATTCGCTAAATTCCGAAAATAAAGACGAGTTCAAACAAAACTGTAAAGAATTTGTACTGAAAGTGAGCAGGTTTTTGCTCAATAATTTAGAAGATTATCTCTGGGACACATATGGGAGTCATGTGGTAAGGACTTGTCTGGAGAGTTTGGCGCAAATTTCTAAAGAGAACAAACAGAAAAATTGCGCCAAGATAGAAGAAAAAGTGATAAAAGTAGAATTGCCTGAGGAATACCTGGAGATAATTAAGGATTGTTGTGAAAGAATCATGCACTGGCCTCAATTCAATGAATTGTGCCAGTCAGAGATCAGTTCAGGTTTTTTACAAGTACTGTTAAGAGCTTTGAGGAGAGCTGATAAAAAGTTGTTGAAAAGGCTGTTGGGGAAATTAATTGAAACAAACTTTGCCCCAGAGGGTGACCAagatggaaaaaataaattgtcaagTGGATTTCTGTCCACTCCATCTGTGATGGTCTTGGAAACTGCTTTGGAAGTGGCTAAAGCAAAGTCATTTAGTCAAATTTTCCTCAAATGTTTTTCAGGAAATCTTGCCAAATTAGCCACAACCAGGAGCACAAACTTCACAGTGCAGAAGTTGATACTAAACTGTAAAGAAAAGTCAGAGGTTTGTTGCCACAGAGTTAATAttgatttgttttgatttggtttttttatagtttgaaatgATATTTGAAGAATTGGACAACAGTTTTGGGGAAATAATTGGAGCTGGTCACACAGGGATAGTGTGGGCTCTAGCTCAAGGCTGCAAGACTTTCACCACAAAACAAGGGAGTTTTGTTCAAAATCTGATGAAAAGTTTGGACTGTTTTGACCCAGAAGAAAGGCAaaacgattttattttgtgtttgtCTAAATTTACAACTTTTGAAAAGTATAAAATGGAGTCACAAGAAAACCTCCAGAAAGACAAGTTGAATCTCCACGGCACTTTAATCCTGCAGTTGCTATTAGAATTTAACAAACCAATTAAAATCGTGAACGGAATTCTGAACATGGAGCAGAATTTGCTGAAAGCGCTGTTTTCCAACACCATGGGCAGCCATGTGGTTGATTCGTTTGTGAAGAGCGTATTCGTAGGAGAGAAGAGCAGAGAGAGATTAGTCAGAAAGATGAAAGTACTGTTGTAACCAGAGTTGTCGATTTTTATTCATGTTTTGTTGTTCAGGGGGTTTACCAAGAGTTGGCCTCGACCAAGTACGGCTCAAGGTCGTTCGAAGCAATATGGAATgcggcaaatttgaaaaataaattgtcgaTCATGGAAGAACTGGCGTACAAGGATGCGGCGTGGTCCAACTCGGAGCACGGTAAAATAATCGCcggtaaaataaatttgtcgtTGTACAAACGTAACAAGGAGGAGTGGAAGAACAGCGGGGGTAGCGTGAACAAGGCCAAAGAGCTGTTTGCAGATATTCTCAAATAAAACGCGCGCAACAAGTGAATTTGTATATTGGGAAAGTACATcagtaaaatataaataaaataaataataaacactAAATAACATGGAAATGTACAATAATGAGC contains these protein-coding regions:
- the LOC138124446 gene encoding nucleolar protein 9 gives rise to the protein MSEENPQTGISDRSKRKRKKSFLKNARKYAKKGCYGRGSQLDSDTYNYFVRIMEAYREGFDTDEDKSIFVNNVFEQTVGQEINLCCNQVGCRVVEMLVPFANEAVLERFMQTFGGDLRPLCSDRFASHVLEALVRQAASHSLNSENKDEFKQNCKEFVLKVSRFLLNNLEDYLWDTYGSHVVRTCLESLAQISKENKQKNCAKIEEKVIKVELPEEYLEIIKDCCERIMHWPQFNELCQSEISSGFLQVLLRALRRADKKLLKRLLGKLIETNFAPEGDQDGKNKLSSGFLSTPSVMVLETALEVAKAKSFSQIFLKCFSGNLAKLATTRSTNFTVQKLILNCKEKSEFEMIFEELDNSFGEIIGAGHTGIVWALAQGCKTFTTKQGSFVQNLMKSLDCFDPEERQNDFILCLSKFTTFEKYKMESQENLQKDKLNLHGTLILQLLLEFNKPIKIVNGILNMEQNLLKALFSNTMGSHVVDSFVKSVFVGEKSRERLVRKMKGVYQELASTKYGSRSFEAIWNAANLKNKLSIMEELAYKDAAWSNSEHGKIIAGKINLSLYKRNKEEWKNSGGSVNKAKELFADILK